The sequence CTGAACATCAGAGGACACCTCGCCATTGAGCATTAGATAATCTTGTGCCGGCAGCGGTTGACCTTCATTGAAATAGGATCTTTCATAATTAAAATTGACGGTTTTATACTGAGCATGCGCTAAGAAGGAAGAACACAAGGCGAATAAAAGAATGATGTTTTTCATTATATAATTATAGTTTTATTGATGCTGAAACTTAATGAGATGTTGTTCATCCATTTAAAGCTTGCATCATTGCTTTGATAAAGTTTATTTTCTGATTTCTGCTCTTGCTTCTAGTTGTTTTATTTTTGCAGCCTGTTCGGAATTTTTCGTTCTCAATGCAGCACTCTCTTTTTTGTATTTACTTTCACTGTTTCTTCCGCTGAAATAAGCGGGCATGGTCAACGCCAGCGCGGCAATTACTCCCAAAAGCATAGTGATGATTATTAAAAGCGCGAGGGGTGTTTCCACCTGCCATAAGAAAAAGACAACTTCTATATCAGAAGAATTTTGTAAGGTAAAAACCACCGCAATGACTGCGATGACTAGCCAAACAACAAGCATTAGGGGATAATTTCTATTATTACTCATATGTTAATACTTAATTATTTTTATGCACATAGACTTAAACAAGTTACCTTGGCTGGTGTCCTCACCGAATAGCAAATTAGCTTGCAAAAAACATTCAGCAGAATCTTCTTTTCATGTTTTCATTTAACCTGAATTGCGGTCTTCTTTGAATATTTGATTTTAATTCAAATTCTTCCGGTTTCTCTAATTGCTCTTTTAATTTTTCCTTAGTAGAAATAGGATCAATTTGTATTACTTGCTTTTTTGACTTGCTATCAGATTGCTGATTGCGAAGGTCTGTTTGGTTTTTGTTCATTTTTTTAGTTAAAATGATGGTTAAACAAAAATGCGTATAATGTTAAAGAAAAGCGTTACAGGATTTTTACAAAATGTTACATGATTCACACATAGCCAAAAAGATAAATAGTCTGTTTTTCTCCCAATAGATTCTGGCATTAAGACCTACCCAATTTTTTCAGGTAGCGATAATGTGAGCGAAGGGCGTCAGAAAAATTTTCATGATAATGGTAAGGCACATGATATTGAGATGCCGTGCGCTGCAATATCTTGCTGATTGCGGGATAATGAATACTACAGACTCGTGGAAACAAATGATGTTCCACCTGGAAATTCAAGCCGCCTACATACCAGGTGATAAAACGATTATTCATTGCAAAATTATTGGTGGTGCGCATTTGGTGAATCGCCCACGATGCTTCTATCCCACCTCTTCCATCATGCTTTAATTGGTCGGTTTCTTCTACGGCATGCGCCAATTGAAAGATGACCCCCATAATAATTCCTGACACTAAGTGTATAGTAAGAAAACCGATGAGAAATTGCCACCAGGTAATGTCCATCACAAGTAAGGGAATCAAAATCATATAGGTATAATAAAAAACTTTAAAAAGCGTCAACTCAATGATTTCAGAAACAGGATGCTTCTTGTTTTTGTACGGACCGATATTTTTCTGCGAGAGCTTTTTGTAGTCTTTAAAGAATACCCAGAAAAAAGTAGCAAATGAATATGCTATGAATGCCAGCACATGCTGATAACGATGAATGCGCTTATACAATTTATGTTTGGATAAACGAATAAATGGTGCGATCTCCAAATCTTCATCATATTCGTGGATGTTGGTATAAGTATGATGCGCCAGATTATGGGTGATGCTCCACACATAGCGGCTTCCTCCGATAAGGTTCATCGTGAGCGCTAAAAAATAATTGACTTTGCTATTGGAAGAGTAGGCTCCGTGTATGCTGTCATGCGCTACGCAAAATCCCAGTCCGGCTATTCCCGCTCCCATCACGATGCAAAGAAAAAACATCGCCCACATAGGCAGAAAATCGGCTATAATCAGTCCGTAGGCGCCATACGTTATAATGAAAATCAAAATCGTTTTAATAATCATTTGCGTGTTGGCATGTGGCGATAGTCTGCGCGCGGCAAAATAGTTATTCACCTTGGATTTTAATTCAGAATAAAATCGGTCGTTTTTTGATTGCTGAAATGTGATTTTTGCTAAAGTCAAAAGTGAAATAGAATTTATGATAAAAGGATATTCAGAATATAATATTTCATTAACAGTGGGATGAATTTTTTCCGATTAAGTACATCGGCTTTTCAGATTGAAGCACAAAGCTTTTCAGATGTTTTATGAATGCTTCGGGATTCTCCATGTTGGCGATAAGACCGATATGATCCATAATGTTGAACGTGGTAAAATACGGAATTTTCTCGTGTATCAAAACATCTATTGCAAGGTGATTGATTTTATCTTCTTTTCCCAGCATAATTTTACCTGTAAATATTGGATGCCCTTTCCCTTTGCTGATCTCATCGCTCAGGGGATATACTATCTTGCTTAATCGGGGATCGGATTTTTCCATGTTATGGATTTTGATTGACGGGTTTCATTCTTTCCTGCCCATTTTATTTGTTTGAATGATCATTTTTAAGAACAACCTGCTTTGTACTCCGGCAATCTGAACCGTTTATCATTGTGTATTTTATACCACTTTTTTCCGATGCCTTACATAGGTCTTCCAGGATTTTGTAAACTTGAAATTTACCTATGCTATGGAAAAGATTGGGATAACGTTCCCTAATTTCATCGCTCAGTTTTTTTACAATGTTGCTTAATTGAGTGTCGGGTTTTTTCATGACCATACAGATTTTGATTGACAAATTCAGTCTTTCGTACCCATTTTAAATTGCTTAGATGATTCTTACATATAAAAGTGGGTCGGATAAATGAGAAAAGCGTTACAAAATTTTTAGAAAATCTTACATAATTCACACTTTTTGGGGCAAGAATGCCGCCTGTCTGAGAGGGAAAGAATACCTTTATTCTTAATCTCTCATAGACAGATTAATCAACTCCAGGTTGTCAGGACTTACATGCACCAGCCCATAGCGGTTGCGGAATCGGTCGCCTTTGGTACCTTCCTTTAGTTCTTCTGCAGAAAGGCGTTCCGCAAGCGGTACAAAATCATTGGTGTGCGCATAGCAAGGGTTTTCCAATGTGGGATAAACTTTATTATAATTGTTTAAAACCATACTGACATTTGCGGTGATGAAATCCACCGGCAGCTTATCTTTCCGGGTATTAATCTTTATTAGAATAGCCTGAACAGGGTCAGTGGCGACTGCAATGTGATCAAACCCTAATTTCAGCGCGAGTGCGTATCCATAAAAAAGATTTTCTGTACTGTGCTCTGCCCTCGATTCCACAAAAATGTGCTTGGCTGGAATCCCCAGGCTTTGGGCATATTGCGCCATGATCTCCGATTCCACATAGGGCGTGTGTACTGCGGCTCCTGAAAAAATCACATTTTCGGTAATGCCGTTCTTTATAAGGTGATAAGCCCAAAACACTCGCAGCCGCATCACAAAGTTGATTTCCTGCTCGCTTTCCGTGTAAGGGAACCCCGGCACGATTACCACATCATAAGGTGCTGTGCGTTGCGCTTTGTTGTATTGAGCCTGTGGGAACAACACGCATCCAGAAAGAAGCGTAGCCAACGCTATCAGCAGTAGGATTGTGGGAAAGGTATTTTCTGTGGTTTTCATTTTTACTGTTTTGCCTACAGGTGCTTAGTATATAACAAAACCTGTGTCCGGAAGTTTTGCAGGGAGAACAACATGCGCAAAAGTGTATTGAAATTTGATTAAAATTCGGAAAGTATGTGAAGGAAATTGTTACAAAATTTTAGGAAATACTTACATGATTCACACATTGCAATAACATTATGGAATGATTGAAGTAAATTCACAATTACGCCTAGCACAATTCCTCAGTAGCCTCAAGGCATGCCTTGAGGCTACTGAGGAATTATCTTGTGGCTACTGAGGAATTATCTTGTGGCTACTGAGGAATTATCTTGTGGCTACTGTGGAATTATCTTGTGGCTACATTGGCTAGTTCAACAGACCTGAAATTTAAATTAGGATAAAATAATTTCTTCTGAACGACCAATTTTCACAAGGCTTTTCATGGGGCATGAAAGACATTCTGCCAAAAAATGGTTGAAGTTGAACCCTGATTTAATAAAGCAAATGAGATTCTTGATGCATTAGTATTCATCCTTAATTTTTACTATATTAATAGAAATGAAAAATTCAAATAAATCCCCTCAAAATCCCCTAAATATCCTTCTTGCAGATGATGATTTGGACGATTGCTTTCTATTTACAGAAGCACTGGAGGAATTGCAGGTAGATGTCCAGCTTAAAATGGTCCACGATGGCGAACAATTGATGCAGTGGCTCACTGATAAAGCCAATAAACTTCCGGATATTCTTTTTCTCGACATCAATATGCCGCGCAAAAATGGATTGGACTGTTTATCGGAAATAAAAAACAACGAGCTTCTCCAAAATTTATCGGTAGTTATTTTTTCCACCTCCTCTGATAATGATATGGTAGTACAGGTCTATAAAGATGCCGCGCATTATTATATCCACAAACCCCCTAAATTCTCACAGCTCAAAAATATAATACAAAATGTGCTTAGCCTTCTGGGGCAGGAAAATAGCCCCCTTCCCTTAAAGGAAAAGTTTATCCTTACGGGAATTACAGAAAATCCCAAATTGAAATGAAACCAACAGCCGATCCAAAAAAAAGCAGAAAAAAATCAACTAAATCTGCCAATTTATTTCCAGTAATAGGTATTGGCGCCTCCGCAGGCGGCTTGGATGCCTTTAAAAAACTGATCAAAACCATTCCCGAAGATTCAGGTATGGCATTCGTGCTGGTTCAGCATCTTGATCCGCACCACGAAAGCATGTTGCCAGAAATTTTGCAAAAAGAAACAAGTGTGCCTGTTGTAGAAATTACGGATGACATTAAAGTGGAGCCGAACCATATTTACGTGATTCCCAGCAATAAAATGATGGTGGCAAGGGATAGCGTTTTATTGCTCACTAAGCGTCCTGAAAAAAGCATAACCGATCGCACCCTGCCCATAGACTTATTTTTCACTTCCTTGGCAGAGGTGCATCAAAGCCATGCGATAGGGGTGGTGTTATCGGGCACTGGCAGCGATGGCACACTGGGGCTGAAAATGATAAAAGATCACGGTGGCATTACCATTGCGCAGGAAGAAGCCTCCGCTGCTTACAACGGAATGCCCCACAGCGCAGTGCAGGCAAATGTGGTTGACTTCATTCTTACACCAGAAAAAATTCCGCAAAAATTAATAGAGCTTTGCTCCAATATGGATAAAAGTGATGAGGATCTGCAAAACCTCTTGCAGCCCGAGGAGGAGGTTTTTAAAAAAATTCTCGCGCTGCTATCCATTCGCAAGGGAGTCGATTTTACTTATTATAAACAGACAACAGTGCGCAGAAGGATATTGCGCAGGATGGCCTTGAGTAAAATCGATAAGCTAGCCACTTACCTTAAAAAAATAAGGGAAAATACTGCGGAGCAAAATATTTTATACCAGGATCTTTTAATTCCGGTAACAGCTTTTTTTCGCGACACAGATACCTTTGACTATTTATGTGAAAATGTTTTTCCGCGCATTGTAGAAAACAAAGCGCCTGGCGAAACCATACGGGTGTGGGTAGCGGGATGCAGCACAGGAGAAGAGGCCTATTCCATTGCCATGTGTTTTAGGGAAATATTGGACGACAATAGAAGAGTGCAAATTTTTGCCAGCGACTTAAGCGAACCTGCCATTGCAAAAGCGCGCTCTGGTATTTATACTAAAAAAGAGGTGGAAGCCTTAATGCCAAAACGCTTGCAGAAATTTTTCAAGAAACACAATGGCAATTATCTGGTGAATAAAAACGTGCGGGATATGTGCGTGTTTGCCATTCACAATTTATTAAAAGACCCACCATTCGGCAAAATGGATTTTATCAGTTGTCGCAATGTGCTTATTTATATGGATCCCTATTTGCAAAAAAAGGCATTGACCACCTTTCATTATGCCTTAAATCCGAGGGCAATATTGCTGCTCGGTAAAACAGAAAGTATCACTGGAGTGCCTGAACTATTTGCTGTAGTTGAAAAAAAAGACAAATTATTTTCACGCAAAGATGGGCCCGGAAAATACATGCACGTGGCCAGTCAGCGAAGCGAACAAAGTCTTAGTCCTATTGAAGCCCCGACAGGAAACGAAACTTCACGAACCGATTTTCAAAAAACGGCAGATGATATTATACTCCGCAATTATAGCCCTGCCGGTGTGGTGATCAACGAAACTGCGGACATCGTGCATTTCAGGGGCAAAACAGGACGCTTTTTAGAGCAGTCGCCCGGCAAGCCAAGCCACAACTTATTAAAAATGGCAAAAAGCGGATTGTCTTTTGAATTGCGCAGTATTTTGCACAATGTAAAAAAACAAAATGCCCCTGTTTCAAAAGAAAATATCACCTTGACAACAGAAGATGGCACACATAAAATCGCTATAGAGGCACTTCCGCTCCCCAATATGATAGAGCCGCATTATATGATTCTCTTTCACGATTCTAAATCGCATAGCGACCATCAGTCAGGTTCTAGAAATAGCATCGATAAAACGGCCCCCAGTAAATCAAAAAGCAACAGCAAAGATCAATATATCCAGCAATTAGAACAGGAATTGGAGCAAAAGCGCGAAGATATGCACAGCATTATCGAAGATCAAGAAGCAGCCAACGAAGTGCTACAAACTGCAAATGAAGAATTGCTGAGCAGTAGTGAAGAATTGCAAAGCCTGAACGAAGAATTAGAAACCGGAAAAGAAGAACTGCAAAGTACGAATGAAGAGTTGATAGTGGTAAATCAGGAAATATTCAGTTTGAACGAACACGTGACAGAGGCGCGGGATTATGCCGAGGCTATTTTAGCCAATATTCGCGAACCTTTGCTGGTGCTAGATGAAAACTTGATGGTAAAAACAGCGAACAATGCTTTTTATAAAACATTCCGTGTAAACGAAGCGGAAACGGAAGGTCTTTTGATTTATGATATAGGCGATAAACAATGGAATATCCCTGCTTTGCGCACATTACTTGAAAAGATCCTTCCTGAAAAATCAAAGATTATCCATTTTGAGGTTACGCATACATTTTCAAACATAGGAAAAAGGGTATTGCTATTGAATGCATGGGAAGTAGTCAATAAGAATAACAAGGAAAAATTAATTCTGCTATCGATTGAAGACAATACAGTGCGCTCTAAAATACTAGGGAAAATTGAAGAAAGCGAAAAACGATTTAGGCAGATGGCCGAGCTGATGCCCCAAAAAATATGGACTGCGGATGCAGCGGGAAATCTGAATTATCTCAATAGCTGTTGGTTTGAATATACCGGTCTTACATTTAATCAATTAAAGGGCTGGGGATGGGAAAAAGCCGTTCATCCAGATGATTGGCCCAAAACCAAAGATGTCTGGCTGCGCTCCCTTTCCACAGGAGATAATTTTGAAGTGGAACACCGCTTTTTGAATACGGCAGGAATCTATAAGTGGCATTTAACGCGCGGATTGGCACAGAAAGATGGGCAAGGAAAAATAACAATGTGGATTGGTACAGATACCGAAATTCAAGGACAGCAGGAGCTAAAACAAGAATTGGAAAGGCAAGTTGTTGACAGAACCCAAGAAGTATTGGAAGCAAATGAAACACTAGAAGAAAAAATTCAGGAGCTTGAAGGAGTGAATTCCGAGCTTGAATCCTTTGCTTACGTTTCCAGCCACGATTTGCAAGAGCCACTGCGCAAAATACAAACCTTTGCAGACCGTATTCTTGAAAAAGAAAACAAGAACCTATCTCCTAAGGGCAAGGATTATTTCCAACGGATGCAGTCTGCCGCCAATCGCATGCAGGTGCTCATTAAAGATATACTGACTTTTTCCAGGGTAAAAACTACGGAAGGGGATTTTGAAATTACAGACCTGAAAACTATTATTGAGGATGTGAAAATAGAACTCAAAGTAGAAATAGACGAAAAGCAGGTAAATATTGAAGCCGATGAATTGGGAATGGCTAAAATCATCCCTTTCCAGTTCCGGCAGCTTATGCAAAACCTGATCAGCAACTCCATTAAGTTTTCAAAACCTGGACAGCGGCCACACATCGTAATCAAGAGCAGTATTGTAAAAGGCGATACTGTGAAAAACACCATGCTATTGCCTGAATTAAATTATTGCCACATTTCTTTTTCAGACAATGGTATTGGTTTTGCTCCCAAATTTAAGGACAAGATATTTGAGGTATTTCAAAAATTGCACAGCAGAGACGAATATCCGGGCACTGGCATTGGCTTGTCGATTGTGAAAAAGATTGTGTCTTATCACGATGGCGCAATTACTGCTAAAAGCACCTTGAATGAAGGGGCTACTTTTGATATTTATATTCCTGAAGACTAAATAATTATTTATATGGAAACCAAAGCAATTAACATACTACTTGCCGATGATGATGATGGCGATCGCCTTCTTTTTAAGGAAGCTATTGGTGAATTGAAAATAAAATCAGTTGTTCATACGGTGAATGATGGAAATCAATTGATGGACTATCTTAAAAAAGGTGGTAACCCTTTGCCCCAACTTATTTTTTTGGATTTGAACATGCCGCAAAAAAACGGTTTGGAATGTTTGGTAGAAATTAGAAGCGACAAAAAGTTAAAGGATATAGCCATTGCCATTTTTTCTACCTCAGCTTCTGAAAAGGATATTGATGCTACATTTATAAACGGTGCAAATGTTTATATCCAAAAACCCAATAGCTTTATTGTGCTCAAGGAAGTATTGTCCAAAGCAATTTCAACTGCACACCTCTATCAGCATCCACCTTTTAATAAAGATAATTTTTTACTGAGGGTTTGATTTGAAATGCATTAGGAAATTCCTGCTTGCAGCAAGCAAGTATTCCCGCTTGAAATCACACCATTTTTAAGTTTTCAAGCGCTTGTCGTCTTTTCTTTTTGATTTGCTTGAAGTAGCTGGGCGTTAATCCTGTTATTTTCTTGAATTGATTGGACAGATGTGCCACGCTGCTGTAATCCAGTTTGTAGGATATTTCAGTAAGGTTGAGCTCATCGTACAAGAGCAGCTCTTTTACTTTTTCAATTTTATGGGCAATGAAGAATTGCACAATGGTGATGCCCGTAGTTTCAGAAAAAATATTGGCAAGATAAGTATAGTCGTGCTCTAGTTTTTGGCTGAGATAAATGGAATGTTTGATCTTTGGCATTTGCGGCTCATTGTGTACCATTTCTACAATGACATTTTTTATTCTCTCTATCAACATGGCTTTTTTATCGTCCATCAGCTCAAGCCCTGATTCAAGCAATTCGATTTTCAATTGATTGCGCTGCTCAGGAGTAATGTCTTCGATAATTTCCACATCTCCCAGTTCAACTGTTACATAGTGCAGCCCCATTTTCTCAAGTTTCTCTTTCACCATCATCTTGCAGCGAAGGGAAACCATGTATTTGACATATAATTTCATGTCTCTAAGTTAATCATTTTTGAAGGGATGTGTGAATGATGTAATTCTTTCCCTGAATTGTGTAAGGATTTAGCCCCATAGTAGCCCCATCTTTACATCATCAAATTTTCATTCCTCATAAAAAAATAAAAGACCATGGGAAATCTACTTTACATCATTGCCGTAATTCTAATAATAGGCTGGGCACTCGGGTTCTTCGCTTTTAATACCGGGGGGATCATTCACATATTGCTAGTGATTGCACTCATAGCTATAATACTTAGGGTAATCAGTGGCCGCAGAGTGCTGTAATATTTCAATTATCAATCAAATAAATTTAACTCAAAACATAACAAAAAAACTTTAACAAAATGAAAAAATTATTTATTACCTCTACATTGGCATTTTTAATTGTAATGGGCTTTAGCTCTTGCAGAAAATGTGTGGTCTGCAACAAAGATTCCGAGCCTGAAGTTAGGCTTTGTGAAGGAGATTACAACAGCAATACTGAATATGGAGCTACTGTAGATTTCTACGAAGCGAGAGGTTTCGATTGTAGATAAATTAGCAACCGGAGTCATTCGTGGCTCCGGTTTGTTTTTTTAACTTTTTAATTTTTAAAAATTTAAACCAAACTATTATGAAAACAATATTATTTACAGCAGCACTGTCTGCTTTTTCAATTTTCACTTTTGCGCAAGAACCAATTAACGTAACAGTGGCCCATCAATCTGTAACCAGAGATGCCCAAAATTCATATACCGTAGATATTCCCCAAGCTAATTTGAAAGATGTGGAAAAAGAGTGGACGAAATACCTCTCCAAGAAAAGTAAAGGAAGAGCGAGTGAATCGAATGGTGAATACATCCAAAACAATGCAGTCGATAAAAATATTTCCAATAAACCTTTTGATGTTCAAAGCAAATTGTTTGGAACATCTGACGGGGTTCGCCTCACAGCTTGGTTTACTCAGCGAAATAGACCTTTGCAAAGTTCAGAGCGGGGAAATGGACAGCAATTGGCCGTTCAAAAATATATTCGTGATTTTGCTGTGCCGCAATATAGAGAAGCTGTAAAAGCTGAATTGGAAACCGAGCAGGACAAACTGGAGGAAATGGAAAAGCAACTAAGCGAAATGATTAAAAACGAGGAAGCTTCATTGAAAGCAATTGCTGAAAATGAGCGCTCCAATGAACGGGCTAAGGAATCTATTGCAACCACCAAAAGCGATATAAAAAGCTCATCCAAAAAAATAGAGGATCAAAAGGAAATGGTGGAGTACACTGCCTCCGATCCCAATGCCACAAAGGGAGCAAAGAAAACGCTTGACAATTTAGAAGACGATAAGAAGGACTTGCAAAAGAGCAATGAAAAAGAAGCCAAGGATTTGGTGAAGAGCAAAACAGAAATTCGTGAAGCAGAAAGAAATACTTCCAATATGCAAGATGCACAGGCGGTTCAAAGAGCCAATATTGAAGTTCAAAAAAAGAAAATACAGGACATCAAAATCAAATTGAGCAAAATCGCATAGGTTTTAAACAAGCAAGAAACAACATTTTATTTTTTTACTTGAATTCGGGATTATTCATCCCGAATTTTTTGTTTCAGTTGCTGCTGATTCCGTGTTGAGATGCAACGAACTGATAATTAGAGTCTGTCCATAATGTCTGATTTCTTCGTTAGGCTTGTTCTGAAAACAGTCATTTACAATAAAATACAGCTAAAATTGGTCAAAGCTTACCCGTCAGCCCTTTCCACTTTAATTCCAATACGCCAAACATGGCTTCTTTAAAAATATGTGTTGACATTTTAGAGGTGCCGCGAATTCTGTCAACAAAGGTGATGGGTACTTCAGCAATACCAAATCCCAGTTTCCAAGCCTTGTATTTCATTTCTATTTGAAAAGCGTAGCCGATAAACTTAATGCTATCCAGGTTTATGGTTTCTAAAACTTCTTTTTTGTAGCATACAAAACCCGCAGTAGCGTCCCGGCAGGGTATCCAGGTGATAAACTGTACATACAAATTGGCAAAATAGGAGAGCATGATCCGGCTCATTGGCCAGTCTTTAACTTTTCCTCCGCTTGTATATCTCGATCCTACAGCTATATCGGCTCCGTTTTCGCAAGCAGCCACCAATTCTATAAGCTTTTCAGGGGGATGGGAAAAATCAGCATCCATCTCTAAGATATAGTCGTAATTGTTTTTAATGCCCCATTTAAACCCGTGAATATAGGCTGTTCCCAATCCGAGCTTTCCCTGGCGGCTTTCCAAAAATAAGCGATTGGGGTATTGCTCCATCAATTCTTTGATCAGGCCGGCTGTGCCATCGGGTGAATTGTCATCGACAATAAGCAAGTGAAAATCATCCGACTGTTGGAAAACACTCTCTACCATTCGAGCTATATTTTCCTTTTCGTTATAAGTAGGAATTATAATTAGGATGCGTTTCAATGAATTATTTTTAATAGAGGGTTAAAAATACTAAGCAGAACAACAATAATTTATTTTCCAAGCTTAATAAATGTGAATTTAAAAAATCTAAATTAGATACTTTGATAATTAAGACAGGGAAACGGTTGCTTTTAGCTTTTTCATATCTAATCCATCAAAAGTTCCTGAACTCATCATTAAAAGTACACTTTTATTCGCCTTATGATTGCTTAAAAATTCCAGAAGCTCCGCATTATTGTGCACAATATGGAGTGTTTTTTGATTGAAATAATTGCGCAGAT is a genomic window of Chitinophagales bacterium containing:
- a CDS encoding acyl-CoA desaturase, whose product is MNNYFAARRLSPHANTQMIIKTILIFIITYGAYGLIIADFLPMWAMFFLCIVMGAGIAGLGFCVAHDSIHGAYSSNSKVNYFLALTMNLIGGSRYVWSITHNLAHHTYTNIHEYDEDLEIAPFIRLSKHKLYKRIHRYQHVLAFIAYSFATFFWVFFKDYKKLSQKNIGPYKNKKHPVSEIIELTLFKVFYYTYMILIPLLVMDITWWQFLIGFLTIHLVSGIIMGVIFQLAHAVEETDQLKHDGRGGIEASWAIHQMRTTNNFAMNNRFITWYVGGLNFQVEHHLFPRVCSIHYPAISKILQRTASQYHVPYHYHENFSDALRSHYRYLKKLGRS
- a CDS encoding chemotaxis protein CheB; translation: MKPTADPKKSRKKSTKSANLFPVIGIGASAGGLDAFKKLIKTIPEDSGMAFVLVQHLDPHHESMLPEILQKETSVPVVEITDDIKVEPNHIYVIPSNKMMVARDSVLLLTKRPEKSITDRTLPIDLFFTSLAEVHQSHAIGVVLSGTGSDGTLGLKMIKDHGGITIAQEEASAAYNGMPHSAVQANVVDFILTPEKIPQKLIELCSNMDKSDEDLQNLLQPEEEVFKKILALLSIRKGVDFTYYKQTTVRRRILRRMALSKIDKLATYLKKIRENTAEQNILYQDLLIPVTAFFRDTDTFDYLCENVFPRIVENKAPGETIRVWVAGCSTGEEAYSIAMCFREILDDNRRVQIFASDLSEPAIAKARSGIYTKKEVEALMPKRLQKFFKKHNGNYLVNKNVRDMCVFAIHNLLKDPPFGKMDFISCRNVLIYMDPYLQKKALTTFHYALNPRAILLLGKTESITGVPELFAVVEKKDKLFSRKDGPGKYMHVASQRSEQSLSPIEAPTGNETSRTDFQKTADDIILRNYSPAGVVINETADIVHFRGKTGRFLEQSPGKPSHNLLKMAKSGLSFELRSILHNVKKQNAPVSKENITLTTEDGTHKIAIEALPLPNMIEPHYMILFHDSKSHSDHQSGSRNSIDKTAPSKSKSNSKDQYIQQLEQELEQKREDMHSIIEDQEAANEVLQTANEELLSSSEELQSLNEELETGKEELQSTNEELIVVNQEIFSLNEHVTEARDYAEAILANIREPLLVLDENLMVKTANNAFYKTFRVNEAETEGLLIYDIGDKQWNIPALRTLLEKILPEKSKIIHFEVTHTFSNIGKRVLLLNAWEVVNKNNKEKLILLSIEDNTVRSKILGKIEESEKRFRQMAELMPQKIWTADAAGNLNYLNSCWFEYTGLTFNQLKGWGWEKAVHPDDWPKTKDVWLRSLSTGDNFEVEHRFLNTAGIYKWHLTRGLAQKDGQGKITMWIGTDTEIQGQQELKQELERQVVDRTQEVLEANETLEEKIQELEGVNSELESFAYVSSHDLQEPLRKIQTFADRILEKENKNLSPKGKDYFQRMQSAANRMQVLIKDILTFSRVKTTEGDFEITDLKTIIEDVKIELKVEIDEKQVNIEADELGMAKIIPFQFRQLMQNLISNSIKFSKPGQRPHIVIKSSIVKGDTVKNTMLLPELNYCHISFSDNGIGFAPKFKDKIFEVFQKLHSRDEYPGTGIGLSIVKKIVSYHDGAITAKSTLNEGATFDIYIPED
- a CDS encoding polyprenol monophosphomannose synthase, which translates into the protein MKRILIIIPTYNEKENIARMVESVFQQSDDFHLLIVDDNSPDGTAGLIKELMEQYPNRLFLESRQGKLGLGTAYIHGFKWGIKNNYDYILEMDADFSHPPEKLIELVAACENGADIAVGSRYTSGGKVKDWPMSRIMLSYFANLYVQFITWIPCRDATAGFVCYKKEVLETINLDSIKFIGYAFQIEMKYKAWKLGFGIAEVPITFVDRIRGTSKMSTHIFKEAMFGVLELKWKGLTGKL
- a CDS encoding lmo0937 family membrane protein — protein: MGNLLYIIAVILIIGWALGFFAFNTGGIIHILLVIALIAIILRVISGRRVL
- a CDS encoding AraC family transcriptional regulator; the protein is MKLYVKYMVSLRCKMMVKEKLEKMGLHYVTVELGDVEIIEDITPEQRNQLKIELLESGLELMDDKKAMLIERIKNVIVEMVHNEPQMPKIKHSIYLSQKLEHDYTYLANIFSETTGITIVQFFIAHKIEKVKELLLYDELNLTEISYKLDYSSVAHLSNQFKKITGLTPSYFKQIKKKRRQALENLKMV
- a CDS encoding response regulator, which produces MKNSNKSPQNPLNILLADDDLDDCFLFTEALEELQVDVQLKMVHDGEQLMQWLTDKANKLPDILFLDINMPRKNGLDCLSEIKNNELLQNLSVVIFSTSSDNDMVVQVYKDAAHYYIHKPPKFSQLKNIIQNVLSLLGQENSPLPLKEKFILTGITENPKLK
- a CDS encoding LapA family protein, translated to MLVVWLVIAVIAVVFTLQNSSDIEVVFFLWQVETPLALLIIITMLLGVIAALALTMPAYFSGRNSESKYKKESAALRTKNSEQAAKIKQLEARAEIRK
- a CDS encoding YdcF family protein, with translation MKTTENTFPTILLLIALATLLSGCVLFPQAQYNKAQRTAPYDVVIVPGFPYTESEQEINFVMRLRVFWAYHLIKNGITENVIFSGAAVHTPYVESEIMAQYAQSLGIPAKHIFVESRAEHSTENLFYGYALALKLGFDHIAVATDPVQAILIKINTRKDKLPVDFITANVSMVLNNYNKVYPTLENPCYAHTNDFVPLAERLSAEELKEGTKGDRFRNRYGLVHVSPDNLELINLSMRD
- a CDS encoding response regulator produces the protein METKAINILLADDDDGDRLLFKEAIGELKIKSVVHTVNDGNQLMDYLKKGGNPLPQLIFLDLNMPQKNGLECLVEIRSDKKLKDIAIAIFSTSASEKDIDATFINGANVYIQKPNSFIVLKEVLSKAISTAHLYQHPPFNKDNFLLRV